The following proteins are encoded in a genomic region of Ornithinibacillus sp. 4-3:
- a CDS encoding QueT transporter family protein — MKVKTLVTNALIAALYIAVTGLIAPFAFNQLQFRISEVFNHLIVFNKKYFFGIVLGVLLANLFFSSLGAYEFIFGLSHSVISLGITIFFSRYIKNKWILMGINTVAFSINMFLIAWMLKLAIGVPDVFVVLWGILALEEFTVMFLGMFLMYAIHKRINFTKWV, encoded by the coding sequence ATGAAAGTAAAAACTTTAGTAACAAATGCTTTAATAGCTGCTTTGTATATTGCAGTTACCGGGTTGATTGCTCCATTCGCCTTCAACCAGTTACAATTCCGGATTTCCGAGGTGTTTAATCATCTCATTGTGTTTAATAAAAAATACTTTTTCGGAATTGTATTAGGAGTCCTCTTAGCAAATTTATTCTTCTCATCACTAGGAGCATATGAATTTATCTTTGGATTATCCCATTCTGTTATTTCATTAGGAATAACCATCTTTTTCAGTCGATACATTAAAAATAAGTGGATACTTATGGGAATTAACACTGTAGCGTTTTCTATTAACATGTTCCTTATCGCATGGATGTTAAAATTAGCTATTGGTGTACCTGATGTTTTCGTAGTTCTATGGGGAATTTTAGCTCTAGAAGAATTTACAGTTATGTTCTTAGGAATGTTCTTAATGTATGCAATCCATAAACGAATTAATTTTACTAAATGGGTTTAA
- a CDS encoding DUF4429 domain-containing protein: MQEKEYKTSLIKVLKERKVPIKSLTAIQLKEPRLTTGFLQFAYSGSNESKGGVVSAVKDENTILFTKKELNQAKELKALIEKLQNESKVPNISQTSAADELKKFKVLLDEGIVNEEEFQVKKKQLLGI, from the coding sequence TTGCAAGAAAAGGAATACAAAACTTCCTTAATCAAGGTTCTAAAGGAGAGAAAAGTACCGATTAAATCACTTACAGCGATCCAACTAAAAGAACCAAGATTAACAACTGGTTTCCTTCAATTTGCATATAGCGGTTCTAATGAAAGTAAGGGGGGAGTTGTCAGTGCAGTAAAAGATGAGAATACCATTTTATTTACTAAAAAAGAGTTAAATCAAGCGAAAGAATTAAAAGCCTTGATTGAAAAATTACAAAATGAAAGTAAAGTTCCTAATATCTCTCAAACGAGCGCAGCTGATGAATTGAAGAAATTTAAAGTATTACTTGATGAAGGTATTGTTAACGAGGAAGAATTTCAAGTGAAGAAAAAGCAATTATTAGGAATTTGA